One window from the genome of Candidatus Binatia bacterium encodes:
- a CDS encoding sigma-54 dependent transcriptional regulator, which translates to MTSELPTHPLTVLVIDDEKNIRVTLSMCLEGMGCHVTAVGSAEAALGAVARQAFDLAFLDLRLGDTNSLDLLPQLLAQRPELTVVMVTAYATIDTAVEAIRRGATDYLPKPFGLAQIQHVVEQVAQRRAMVRRVADLEQQVKEAVPDADLETQSPKMGAVLDLIARAATSDAPVLLRGENGTGKGVLARCLHAQSPRRAQSFVVVNCPTLSEELLASELFGHTKGAFTGAVRDQPGRVEAAEGGTLFLDEIGEISLGLQAKLLRFLQEKQFERIGENQTRRADVRIVAATNRDLEADVKAGHFREDLLYRLNVLELCVPPLRERPEDIVRLARRFVVFTARLARRPIPELSPAAEEALLSYPWPGNVRELRNAIERAVILWPAQVIEPAALPERVAAQVTSTPRLGGDYSVEDIEREHILRVIARAPTLEEAAKILGIESSTLWRKRKRYEEQTPGSHT; encoded by the coding sequence ATGACGTCGGAGCTACCAACCCACCCCCTGACCGTCCTAGTCATCGACGACGAGAAGAACATTCGCGTGACATTGTCCATGTGCCTGGAGGGCATGGGATGTCACGTCACCGCAGTCGGCTCGGCAGAGGCCGCGCTCGGCGCAGTGGCCCGGCAGGCCTTTGACCTCGCGTTCTTGGACCTCCGCCTCGGCGATACCAACAGTCTGGACCTCCTTCCACAGCTGCTGGCGCAGCGTCCGGAGCTTACCGTCGTCATGGTGACTGCCTATGCGACCATCGACACGGCGGTGGAGGCGATCCGGCGGGGAGCAACAGATTACCTGCCCAAGCCTTTTGGCCTGGCGCAGATTCAACACGTGGTTGAGCAAGTGGCGCAGCGCCGCGCGATGGTTCGTCGGGTCGCCGACTTGGAGCAGCAGGTGAAAGAGGCGGTGCCGGATGCCGACCTGGAAACGCAGTCACCAAAGATGGGCGCGGTCCTCGACCTCATTGCCCGCGCCGCCACGTCGGACGCCCCCGTGCTCTTGCGCGGAGAGAATGGTACGGGCAAGGGCGTACTTGCACGCTGCTTGCACGCGCAGAGTCCTCGCCGCGCGCAGTCGTTTGTGGTGGTAAACTGTCCCACGCTGTCCGAGGAGCTCCTGGCCAGCGAACTCTTCGGCCATACGAAGGGGGCATTCACCGGCGCGGTGCGCGATCAACCGGGGCGTGTGGAAGCGGCCGAAGGGGGCACTCTGTTTCTCGACGAAATCGGGGAAATCTCCCTCGGACTGCAAGCCAAGCTGCTGCGATTTCTTCAAGAGAAGCAGTTCGAACGGATAGGGGAGAACCAAACCCGACGCGCCGATGTCCGTATCGTCGCGGCGACCAACCGCGATCTGGAGGCCGACGTCAAGGCGGGCCATTTCCGTGAAGACCTGCTGTACCGCCTGAATGTGCTGGAGTTGTGCGTGCCGCCGCTGCGCGAGCGGCCAGAGGACATCGTGCGGTTGGCGCGACGATTCGTCGTGTTCACCGCCCGCCTCGCACGCCGCCCCATTCCAGAGCTATCTCCGGCTGCGGAGGAAGCGCTCCTCTCGTACCCCTGGCCCGGCAACGTGCGTGAGCTGCGCAACGCGATCGAGCGAGCGGTGATTCTCTGGCCGGCTCAGGTCATCGAGCCCGCGGCGTTGCCTGAGCGCGTTGCTGCTCAGGTCACCTCGACACCCCGGCTGGGGGGCGACTACAGCGTCGAGGACATCGAGCGCGAGCACATCCTGC